One window from the genome of Engraulis encrasicolus isolate BLACKSEA-1 chromosome 16, IST_EnEncr_1.0, whole genome shotgun sequence encodes:
- the si:ch211-284o19.8 gene encoding protein lifeguard 1 isoform X2, producing the protein MHLFINILFPRLHLSVNSLGVWIPNKTEWQTLIFCYLMRTRSNLSPRPQPVTRHNKHSSPPLTAQRRPPMLPSPRLALTSLHQSLVSLEAIRAPQQNIQVFCVVTVQLVFTFSVVCVFTFSSAVQDAVLKNIWIFYSSLIVYLVSAMCLICCRSLSRLHPWNLVALGVITVSLSYMVGTVASMYNTPAVIIAMGSTLAISVGVIAFSAQTKVDFTVCNGLLFALALNVVMLGFFSIFFYSKMLQVFYGFLGAILFSMFLVVDCQLVMGRATYALSPEEHVFAALNIYLDMINIFLYILMIFGGGRK; encoded by the exons ATGCACTTGTTTATTAATATATTATTTCCTCGGCTTCACCTCAGTGTTAATAGTTTAGGTGTTTGGATCCCTAATAAAACAGAATGGCAGACACTGATCTTTTGTTACCTCATGAGGACCCGGAGCAACCTCTCCCCTCGCCCTCAGCCTGTGACAAGGCACAACAAACACAGCAGCCCCCCCCTTACAGCCCAGCGCCGCCCCCCTATGCTGCCCAGCCCTCGCCTAGCCCTCACTTCCCTGCACCAGAGCCTGGTTTCACTGGAGGCTATCAGAGCACCTCAGCAGAATATCCAG GTGTTCTGCGTGGTGACTGTTCAGCTGGTCTTCACcttcagtgtggtgtgtgtgttcaccttctcCAGCGCGGTGCAGGATGCTGTATTGAAGAACATCTGGATTTTCTACAGCTCCTTGATAGTCTACCTGGTGTCCGCCATGTGCCTCATCTGCTGCAGGTCCCTCAGCAGGCTCCATCCATGGAACCTCGTGGCCCTG GGTGTGATCACAGTCAGTCTCTCGTACATGGTGGGCACGGTGGCCTCAATGTACAACACCCCTGCTGTCATCATTGCCATGGGTTCCACTCTGGCCATCTCTGTTGGCGTCATAGCCTTCTCAGCACAG ACTAAAGTGGACTTCACCGTCTGCAACGGATTGCTGTTTGCACTGGCACTGAACGTTGTGATGTTGGGATTCTTCAGCATCTTTTTCTACTCCAAAATGCTGCAGGTGTTCTATGGCTTTCTTGGAGCCATACTGTTCTCAATG TTCCTGGTGGTGGATTGCCAGCTTGTGATGGGGAGAGCAACGTATGCCCTGAGCCCAGAGGAGCACGTGTTCGCCGCCCTCAACATATACCTGGACATGATCAATATCTTCCTCTACATACTGATGATCTTTGGCGGAGGCAGGAAATGA
- the si:ch211-284o19.8 gene encoding protein lifeguard 1 isoform X3, with translation MRTRSNLSPRPQPVTRHNKHSSPPLTAQRRPPMLPSPRLALTSLHQSLVSLEAIRAPQQNIQVFCVVTVQLVFTFSVVCVFTFSSAVQDAVLKNIWIFYSSLIVYLVSAMCLICCRSLSRLHPWNLVALGVITVSLSYMVGTVASMYNTPAVIIAMGSTLAISVGVIAFSAQTKVDFTVCNGLLFALALNVVMLGFFSIFFYSKMLQVFYGFLGAILFSMFLVVDCQLVMGRATYALSPEEHVFAALNIYLDMINIFLYILMIFGGGRK, from the exons ATGAGGACCCGGAGCAACCTCTCCCCTCGCCCTCAGCCTGTGACAAGGCACAACAAACACAGCAGCCCCCCCCTTACAGCCCAGCGCCGCCCCCCTATGCTGCCCAGCCCTCGCCTAGCCCTCACTTCCCTGCACCAGAGCCTGGTTTCACTGGAGGCTATCAGAGCACCTCAGCAGAATATCCAG GTGTTCTGCGTGGTGACTGTTCAGCTGGTCTTCACcttcagtgtggtgtgtgtgttcaccttctcCAGCGCGGTGCAGGATGCTGTATTGAAGAACATCTGGATTTTCTACAGCTCCTTGATAGTCTACCTGGTGTCCGCCATGTGCCTCATCTGCTGCAGGTCCCTCAGCAGGCTCCATCCATGGAACCTCGTGGCCCTG GGTGTGATCACAGTCAGTCTCTCGTACATGGTGGGCACGGTGGCCTCAATGTACAACACCCCTGCTGTCATCATTGCCATGGGTTCCACTCTGGCCATCTCTGTTGGCGTCATAGCCTTCTCAGCACAG ACTAAAGTGGACTTCACCGTCTGCAACGGATTGCTGTTTGCACTGGCACTGAACGTTGTGATGTTGGGATTCTTCAGCATCTTTTTCTACTCCAAAATGCTGCAGGTGTTCTATGGCTTTCTTGGAGCCATACTGTTCTCAATG TTCCTGGTGGTGGATTGCCAGCTTGTGATGGGGAGAGCAACGTATGCCCTGAGCCCAGAGGAGCACGTGTTCGCCGCCCTCAACATATACCTGGACATGATCAATATCTTCCTCTACATACTGATGATCTTTGGCGGAGGCAGGAAATGA
- the si:ch211-284o19.8 gene encoding protein lifeguard 1 isoform X1 produces MADTDLLLPHEDPEQPLPSPSACDKAQQTQQPPPYSPAPPPYAAQPSPSPHFPAPEPGFTGGYQSTSAEYPVGESDGPVVSGFDDKTIRQAFIRKVFCVVTVQLVFTFSVVCVFTFSSAVQDAVLKNIWIFYSSLIVYLVSAMCLICCRSLSRLHPWNLVALGVITVSLSYMVGTVASMYNTPAVIIAMGSTLAISVGVIAFSAQTKVDFTVCNGLLFALALNVVMLGFFSIFFYSKMLQVFYGFLGAILFSMFLVVDCQLVMGRATYALSPEEHVFAALNIYLDMINIFLYILMIFGGGRK; encoded by the exons ATGGCAGACACTGATCTTTTGTTACCTCATGAGGACCCGGAGCAACCTCTCCCCTCGCCCTCAGCCTGTGACAAGGCACAACAAACACAGCAGCCCCCCCCTTACAGCCCAGCGCCGCCCCCCTATGCTGCCCAGCCCTCGCCTAGCCCTCACTTCCCTGCACCAGAGCCTGGTTTCACTGGAGGCTATCAGAGCACCTCAGCAGAATATCCAG tgggtGAAAGTGACGGGCCTGTTGTGTCTGGCTTTGACGACAAAACAATTCGACAAGCATTCATCAGAAAA GTGTTCTGCGTGGTGACTGTTCAGCTGGTCTTCACcttcagtgtggtgtgtgtgttcaccttctcCAGCGCGGTGCAGGATGCTGTATTGAAGAACATCTGGATTTTCTACAGCTCCTTGATAGTCTACCTGGTGTCCGCCATGTGCCTCATCTGCTGCAGGTCCCTCAGCAGGCTCCATCCATGGAACCTCGTGGCCCTG GGTGTGATCACAGTCAGTCTCTCGTACATGGTGGGCACGGTGGCCTCAATGTACAACACCCCTGCTGTCATCATTGCCATGGGTTCCACTCTGGCCATCTCTGTTGGCGTCATAGCCTTCTCAGCACAG ACTAAAGTGGACTTCACCGTCTGCAACGGATTGCTGTTTGCACTGGCACTGAACGTTGTGATGTTGGGATTCTTCAGCATCTTTTTCTACTCCAAAATGCTGCAGGTGTTCTATGGCTTTCTTGGAGCCATACTGTTCTCAATG TTCCTGGTGGTGGATTGCCAGCTTGTGATGGGGAGAGCAACGTATGCCCTGAGCCCAGAGGAGCACGTGTTCGCCGCCCTCAACATATACCTGGACATGATCAATATCTTCCTCTACATACTGATGATCTTTGGCGGAGGCAGGAAATGA
- the zgc:66427 gene encoding E3 ubiquitin-protein ligase ZNRF1 has protein sequence MGTRSSRLQEEAVSTTFDKDGLKRESCRRLRSNRPTSLMVDFSGSFEHDSEANRSRSEEGSDSDTGQQASADGSPADHHTSPSLASESTTTSGENTVSSQEGDVSPGDAINNDVVAGDETGRVTHRTFSERLPGGRHTAGRNVTARSARVRGARPMSEAWIGLYRVNNRHGTIRCPFCSKPFPGGRMEEHLLSCLTSPPLPYNTDILAKDSGECSICLEDLQQGETIARLACLCVYHKSCIDSWSKVKPCCPEHPFN, from the exons ATGGGTACAAGATCCAGTCGTTTACAAGAAGAGGCTGTATCGACGACTTTTGATAAAGACGGACTTAAACGAGAGTCATGTCGACGTCTCAGAAGCAACAGGCCAACGAGCCTTATGGTGGATTTTTCAGGTAGTTTTGAACACGATTCGGAAGCAAATCGTAGTCGCTCTGAAGAAGGAAGCGACTCGGACACAGGGCAGCAGGCGAGTGCCGATGGAAGCCCGGCTGACCACCACACATCCCCGTCTCTGGCTAGTGAGAGTACGACTACATCAGGAGAGAATACCGTTAGCAGCCAGGAAGGTGATGTCAGTCCCGGAGATGCAATAAACAACGATGTTGTGGCTGGAGATGAAACAGGCCGCGTCACTCATCGTACTTTCTCAGAGCGTTTACCCGGTGGTCGACACACTGCTGGGCGCAACGTTACTGCTAGATCCGCAAGAGTGCGAGGTGCTCGCCCGATGTCCGAGGCATGGATTGGGCTTTACAGGGTGAACAATCGACATGGCA CAATCCGCTGCCCATTTTGCTCTAAGCCGTTCCCCGGAGGGCGGATGGAGGAACACCTGTTGAGCTGcctcacctctccccctcttccataCAATA CCGACATCCTGGCCAAGGACAGCGGGGAGTGCTCCATCTGCCTGGAGGACCTGCAGCAGGGGGAGACCATCGCACGCctggcctgcctgtgtgtctaccACAagag CTGCATTGACTCCTGGTCCAAGGTGAAGCCATGTTGTCCTGAACACCCCTTTAATTGA